Proteins encoded together in one Planctomyces sp. SH-PL14 window:
- a CDS encoding ExeA family protein, with product MYEAFYGMRHRPFSPVPQPECFVPVPHMAQVLHDLEACVRRQQGIAVLTAPAGAGKTVLCQQLSRKLAGDFRIAHLRNARFPSRRALLQAILFEIGQSYIGLSEQEARLRIFESIRPGADSTDARPLVVLLDEAHLLAARFLEELRTLADYEVDGEALIRIVVSGQIPLEETLSEPPLSAFNQRVGCHATLEPLRADESAEYLRYRLAWAGAEIEGLFTPGALSLVVHAADGNPRRISQLADHALLIGYAEEQLPVSQGTVQNALIDLRELPLHWNEPLSLSESVDMIDLPFADSELPFLPESDATLPVEPVADASSDEGSGEAAVFEWGGEPSSAGDAAWRGETASAQPTSAEPEAVYEPAPRFEWPLSEETTEPGAAGVYETEPSPSTQAADETAMYQIPYEEVLVEDRYALLDRNAEVGRAAYVEVPPPAAAEVLSYDGSGEVTLPHGELSIEENLHALLQSMRAEVLEAISISEPPAYDVVEPDDEPEAEPELMPVHAFLEEAVVDTVPAADPVDRVTLPMPSAWMATQTAPVEQVEAEVEAAAVADEAPRRYAHLFSRLQRQRSKMEAFFRRKGR from the coding sequence GTGTACGAGGCTTTCTACGGAATGCGGCACCGGCCCTTCTCGCCGGTCCCCCAGCCGGAGTGCTTCGTGCCGGTTCCGCACATGGCCCAGGTCCTGCACGACCTGGAAGCCTGCGTCCGCCGCCAGCAGGGGATCGCGGTCCTGACCGCTCCCGCCGGCGCGGGCAAGACCGTCCTCTGCCAGCAGCTCAGCCGCAAACTCGCCGGCGACTTCCGCATCGCTCACCTTCGCAACGCCCGCTTTCCGTCGCGCCGGGCCCTGCTCCAGGCGATCCTGTTCGAGATCGGCCAGTCGTACATCGGGCTCTCCGAACAGGAGGCCCGCCTGCGGATCTTTGAATCGATCCGCCCCGGTGCCGACTCCACGGATGCCCGGCCGCTCGTCGTCCTGCTCGACGAGGCCCATCTGCTTGCCGCCCGGTTCCTCGAAGAACTGCGGACCCTGGCCGACTACGAGGTCGACGGGGAGGCGCTGATCCGCATCGTCGTGAGCGGACAGATCCCCCTCGAGGAAACCCTCTCCGAGCCACCGCTCAGCGCGTTCAACCAGCGGGTCGGCTGTCACGCCACGCTCGAACCGCTGCGTGCGGACGAATCGGCGGAGTACCTGCGTTACCGGCTGGCCTGGGCCGGCGCGGAGATCGAGGGGCTCTTTACGCCCGGGGCCCTGTCGCTCGTGGTCCATGCCGCGGACGGCAATCCGCGGCGGATCAGCCAGCTCGCCGACCACGCCCTCCTGATCGGATATGCGGAAGAACAGCTCCCCGTGTCGCAGGGGACCGTTCAGAACGCCCTGATCGACCTGCGGGAACTTCCGCTCCACTGGAACGAACCGCTCTCCCTTTCGGAATCTGTCGACATGATCGATCTCCCCTTCGCCGACTCCGAGCTCCCGTTCCTGCCGGAGAGCGATGCGACGCTGCCGGTCGAACCGGTGGCCGACGCATCTTCGGACGAGGGGAGCGGCGAGGCCGCGGTCTTCGAGTGGGGCGGAGAGCCCTCATCCGCGGGCGACGCCGCCTGGAGAGGCGAGACCGCCAGCGCCCAGCCGACCTCAGCCGAGCCGGAAGCCGTCTACGAGCCCGCGCCGCGGTTCGAATGGCCGTTGTCGGAAGAGACCACGGAGCCGGGCGCCGCCGGCGTATACGAGACCGAACCTTCCCCGTCGACCCAGGCCGCGGATGAGACCGCCATGTACCAGATCCCGTACGAAGAAGTCCTGGTCGAGGACCGCTACGCCCTGCTGGACCGCAACGCCGAAGTCGGCCGCGCGGCCTACGTGGAGGTCCCTCCGCCGGCCGCGGCGGAGGTTCTCTCCTATGACGGGAGCGGCGAAGTGACGCTGCCGCACGGCGAGCTCTCGATCGAAGAGAACCTGCACGCCCTGCTTCAGTCGATGCGGGCCGAGGTCCTGGAGGCGATCAGCATTTCGGAGCCGCCGGCCTACGACGTCGTGGAGCCGGACGACGAGCCCGAGGCGGAGCCGGAGCTGATGCCGGTCCACGCCTTCCTGGAGGAGGCGGTCGTCGACACCGTCCCGGCCGCCGATCCGGTCGACCGCGTGACGCTGCCGATGCCCTCCGCGTGGATGGCGACGCAGACAGCGCCGGTCGAGCAGGTCGAGGCGGAGGTCGAAGCCGCGGCGGTCGCCGACGAGGCCCCGCGACGCTACGCACACCTCTTCAGCCGTCTCCAGCGGCAGCGGAGCAAGATGGAAGCGTTCTTCCGCCGCAAGGGCCGGTAA
- a CDS encoding helix-turn-helix domain-containing protein produces the protein MSEFQEYREFKEFEAYIASVRDAEVRFTIPKLEKPIWQIRHTFLDGLHLQYAYEGGGNIAEGGVDPSGCLVFVPLSRIEVRANGGVMNRGDIFIGAPRSDFRLSCEEAHEWFSLFVPSEFLSDESDQSLPGLPKNASATMLHAGEPLVDKLRDLAKGLNRSSEQDAQVMDHVASRVDLRDQFVAAIREILGCPPPTITVTAGRPAVERDTIIRSALSVLDPTSDVAPSVDRLAQAADVSERTLRTVFGEVYGVPPARYIRLRRLHETRKILRQLGPEGGSVTEIAARFGFWDFGRFAKEYRQVFGELPSETLRKDGKPVGRPVRTRNG, from the coding sequence ATGAGCGAGTTTCAGGAATACCGGGAGTTCAAGGAGTTCGAAGCGTATATCGCATCGGTCCGGGACGCTGAGGTTCGGTTTACCATCCCCAAACTGGAAAAGCCGATCTGGCAGATCCGGCACACCTTCCTCGACGGACTGCACCTTCAGTATGCCTATGAGGGTGGCGGGAACATCGCGGAAGGGGGAGTCGATCCGAGCGGCTGCCTCGTCTTTGTCCCGCTCTCCCGGATCGAGGTGCGGGCCAACGGCGGCGTGATGAACCGGGGAGACATCTTCATCGGAGCGCCGAGATCCGACTTCCGGCTCTCCTGCGAAGAGGCCCACGAGTGGTTCTCCCTCTTCGTTCCGAGCGAGTTCCTCTCCGATGAATCGGACCAGAGCCTTCCCGGCCTGCCGAAGAACGCCTCCGCGACGATGCTGCATGCCGGCGAGCCGCTCGTCGACAAGCTCCGCGACCTTGCCAAGGGCCTCAATCGATCGAGCGAGCAGGACGCGCAGGTCATGGACCACGTCGCCTCCCGGGTCGACCTCCGCGACCAGTTCGTCGCCGCGATCCGCGAGATCCTCGGCTGCCCTCCTCCGACCATAACCGTCACGGCCGGACGTCCCGCCGTCGAGCGGGACACAATCATCCGCTCCGCGCTCAGCGTCCTGGATCCGACCTCCGACGTCGCCCCTTCGGTGGACCGGCTTGCCCAGGCGGCGGACGTCTCGGAGCGGACCTTGCGGACGGTCTTCGGCGAAGTCTACGGCGTCCCCCCGGCCCGCTACATCCGCCTCAGGCGATTGCACGAGACGCGGAAGATCCTGAGGCAGCTCGGCCCGGAAGGGGGCTCGGTGACCGAGATCGCCGCCCGCTTCGGCTTCTGGGACTTCGGGCGGTTCGCCAAGGAGTACCGGCAGGTCTTCGGCGAGCTGCCGTCGGAAACGCTCAGGAAGGACGGCAAGCCCGTCGGCCGTCCGGTGCGCACCCGCAACGGGTGA
- a CDS encoding DUF1501 domain-containing protein: MPHPRPASGSIHRRNFLADAGMGFTGLALGALLAQDGITRANEIAPWQPPDGFPHFAPRAKSVVWLFMNGGVSHMESFDPKPELTKYAGKSISETPYADAQNPEKLKLARVTVINDANGQQRNKLYPLQVGYRKYGEAGIELSDWVPHMGSCVDDLAIVRSMWTTDDNHGAQTQFHSGRHMLDGEFPTLGAWVHYGLGSLNDNLPQFLSMGSREYWNAKDGHYLGPAHDAVPIRVDPKNPLDYGKSARGLSSEEQRIGFDLVGNLNRLKGVEYPDDPALAARIKAYELAFRMQTSVPDALGFEQETQETQALYGLDDPATKDFGMQMLATRRFIERGVRFIQVQHGAGGAGVWDAHGGLKANHEKNFRAVDKPIAGLLKDLKQRGLLDSTLVLFASEFGRTPGTQGSDGRDHHIFGFSVWMAGGGIKGGTVHGVTDEIGFHAVENRHYVTDIHATILKQLGLDSRRLEIPGRKRLDIDHGKPIHEILA; the protein is encoded by the coding sequence ATGCCCCACCCCCGCCCCGCCTCCGGCAGCATCCACCGCCGCAACTTCCTCGCCGACGCTGGCATGGGATTCACCGGCCTCGCCCTCGGCGCACTTCTCGCCCAGGACGGCATCACCCGCGCCAACGAAATCGCCCCCTGGCAGCCCCCCGACGGCTTCCCCCACTTCGCCCCCCGCGCCAAAAGCGTCGTCTGGCTCTTCATGAACGGCGGCGTCTCCCACATGGAGTCGTTCGACCCCAAGCCGGAACTCACCAAGTACGCCGGCAAGTCCATCAGCGAAACCCCCTACGCCGACGCCCAGAACCCCGAGAAGCTCAAGCTCGCCCGCGTCACGGTCATCAACGACGCCAACGGCCAGCAACGCAACAAGCTCTACCCCCTCCAGGTCGGCTACCGCAAATACGGCGAAGCCGGCATCGAACTGAGCGACTGGGTCCCCCACATGGGGAGCTGCGTCGACGACCTCGCCATCGTCCGCTCCATGTGGACCACCGACGACAACCACGGCGCCCAGACCCAGTTCCACTCCGGCCGCCACATGCTCGACGGCGAGTTCCCCACCCTCGGCGCGTGGGTCCACTACGGCCTCGGCTCCCTCAACGACAACCTCCCGCAATTCCTCTCCATGGGGAGCCGCGAATACTGGAACGCCAAAGACGGCCACTACCTCGGCCCCGCCCACGACGCCGTCCCGATCCGCGTCGATCCGAAGAACCCGCTCGACTACGGAAAGTCCGCCCGCGGCCTCAGCTCAGAAGAACAGCGGATCGGCTTCGATCTCGTCGGCAACCTCAACCGCCTCAAGGGAGTCGAGTACCCGGACGACCCCGCCCTCGCCGCGCGGATCAAGGCGTACGAACTCGCCTTCCGGATGCAGACCTCGGTTCCGGATGCCCTCGGCTTCGAACAGGAGACGCAGGAGACCCAGGCCCTCTACGGCCTCGACGATCCCGCGACGAAGGACTTCGGGATGCAGATGCTCGCGACCCGCCGTTTCATCGAGCGCGGCGTGCGGTTCATCCAGGTCCAGCACGGCGCCGGCGGCGCCGGGGTGTGGGACGCGCACGGCGGACTCAAGGCGAACCACGAGAAGAATTTTCGCGCCGTCGACAAGCCGATCGCCGGACTCCTCAAGGACCTCAAGCAGCGCGGCCTCCTCGACTCGACTCTGGTCCTCTTCGCGAGCGAGTTCGGACGCACGCCGGGGACGCAGGGCTCCGATGGCCGCGACCATCACATCTTCGGCTTCTCGGTCTGGATGGCCGGCGGCGGGATCAAGGGAGGAACGGTCCACGGCGTGACGGACGAGATCGGCTTCCACGCCGTCGAGAACCGTCACTACGTGACCGACATCCACGCCACGATTCTCAAACAGCTCGGCCTCGACTCCCGAAGGCTCGAGATCCCGGGCCGGAAGCGGCTCGATATCGACCACGGCAAGCCGATCCACGAAATCCTCGCCTGA
- a CDS encoding FAD:protein FMN transferase: protein MTDPASSRREFLTGRSALRQVEHAGNQLADHLTHRSPPEAGATIRLETRAMACPWCVVLNPVLPQTVMAASHALDLVHILEQQLTVYRDDSEVSLLNQQAASAPQAVEERLFHLFERALAFHRETAGAFDPTSGELILLWRRCRNEGRIPTQAEIDGALTRTGMDRLVTFDTETRTLAFQQPGVRFDLGAIGKGYAIDRITEELRDAGLDDFLVHGGFSSLYARGDHNGQGGWPVGIRNPLFTDQRYATVLLRNQGMATSGSNIQYFRHDGKRYGHILDPRTGWPADKLLSVTVLAPTAEEADAVSTAFYALGLEKAREYCDTHRSLGALLIPPPAQGRTLEPVVCNIPDDALFFGAGEIDESAW, encoded by the coding sequence ATGACCGACCCCGCCTCCTCCCGCCGCGAATTCCTCACCGGACGCTCCGCACTCCGACAAGTCGAACACGCCGGAAACCAACTCGCCGACCACCTCACCCACCGCTCCCCACCCGAGGCCGGCGCCACCATCCGCCTCGAAACCCGCGCCATGGCCTGCCCCTGGTGCGTCGTCCTCAACCCGGTCCTCCCCCAAACGGTCATGGCGGCCTCCCACGCCCTCGACCTCGTCCACATCCTCGAACAACAACTCACCGTCTACCGCGACGACAGCGAAGTCTCCCTCCTCAACCAGCAAGCCGCCTCCGCCCCCCAAGCCGTCGAAGAACGCCTCTTCCACCTCTTCGAACGCGCACTCGCCTTCCACCGCGAAACCGCCGGCGCCTTCGACCCCACCTCCGGCGAACTGATCCTCCTCTGGCGCCGCTGTCGAAACGAAGGCCGCATCCCCACCCAGGCCGAAATCGACGGCGCCCTCACCCGCACCGGCATGGACCGGCTCGTCACCTTCGACACCGAAACGCGGACCCTCGCCTTCCAGCAACCAGGAGTCCGCTTCGACCTCGGAGCGATCGGCAAGGGCTACGCCATCGACCGCATCACCGAAGAACTCCGGGACGCGGGCCTCGACGACTTCCTCGTCCACGGCGGCTTCAGCAGCCTCTACGCCCGGGGAGACCACAACGGCCAGGGAGGCTGGCCCGTCGGCATCCGGAACCCCCTCTTCACCGACCAGCGGTACGCCACCGTCCTGCTCCGGAACCAGGGAATGGCGACCAGCGGCTCGAACATCCAGTACTTCCGGCACGACGGGAAGCGGTACGGCCACATCCTCGACCCCCGCACCGGCTGGCCCGCCGACAAACTCCTCTCCGTGACCGTCCTAGCTCCCACCGCCGAAGAGGCGGACGCCGTCTCCACCGCCTTCTACGCCTTGGGACTCGAAAAGGCCCGGGAGTATTGCGATACTCACAGGTCCCTCGGCGCGCTGCTCATTCCGCCGCCCGCCCAGGGACGCACCCTCGAACCGGTCGTCTGCAATATCCCGGACGATGCCCTGTTCTTCGGAGCGGGCGAGATCGACGAAAGCGCCTGGTAA
- a CDS encoding DoxX family membrane protein, translating into MNDLKRVSILGVLFLVILRISIGWQFLYEGLWKYNTLRSNTPWTADGYLKTAQGPFRDTFRAMTGDPDDLGWLNYQAMSDKWDRWAGRFTQHYGLNEQQQGRLRALLDPPAQFERAIGALPAGFDPKALPPVAKIEGSKIIVTGPITPLEMVQLEKSLGVQDQGGKSYAIVNEWGEVQRDTDKNPIPVPKEITDFLANMEAVRKQANTLTFRQKLKGSLAVDPDRVGVVWDPKTRDLQYGPPQGDEGRNDIVRYGEIQEYKDTLAQYDKALKQAKIDFQLDHAERLGKLVAEKRAKLVGPIRAMETELKLEATKLLSGNQIARGAVPPENTPGYRASMQAMWGLLILGPLLILGLGTRLAALAGAVMVLSFYLVMPPWPGVPQAPGPEHSFVVNKNLIEVLALLAIAAFPTGTWFGIDGIFYRLFRRPTVETMKR; encoded by the coding sequence GTGAACGACCTGAAGCGTGTTTCCATCCTGGGCGTCCTGTTCCTCGTGATCCTCCGGATCTCGATCGGATGGCAGTTCCTGTACGAAGGACTCTGGAAGTACAACACGCTCCGCTCCAACACCCCCTGGACCGCAGACGGCTACCTCAAGACCGCCCAGGGCCCCTTCCGCGACACGTTCCGCGCCATGACCGGCGATCCGGATGACCTCGGCTGGCTCAACTACCAGGCGATGAGCGACAAGTGGGACCGCTGGGCCGGACGGTTCACGCAGCACTACGGACTCAACGAACAACAGCAGGGCCGTCTCCGGGCCCTCCTCGATCCTCCGGCGCAGTTCGAACGGGCGATCGGCGCGCTCCCCGCCGGCTTCGATCCCAAGGCTCTCCCCCCGGTCGCCAAGATCGAGGGCAGCAAGATCATCGTCACCGGACCGATCACGCCGCTGGAGATGGTCCAGCTCGAGAAGTCTCTCGGCGTTCAGGACCAGGGGGGCAAGTCCTACGCCATCGTGAACGAGTGGGGCGAAGTCCAGCGCGACACGGACAAGAACCCGATCCCCGTTCCGAAGGAGATCACCGACTTCCTGGCCAACATGGAGGCGGTCCGCAAGCAGGCCAACACGCTCACCTTCCGGCAGAAGCTGAAGGGCTCGCTGGCGGTCGACCCGGACCGGGTCGGCGTCGTGTGGGACCCCAAGACCCGCGACCTCCAGTACGGCCCGCCGCAGGGGGATGAGGGACGGAACGACATCGTCCGCTACGGCGAGATTCAGGAGTACAAGGACACGCTCGCCCAGTACGACAAGGCGCTCAAGCAGGCGAAGATCGACTTCCAGCTCGATCACGCCGAGCGGCTTGGCAAGCTCGTGGCGGAGAAGCGGGCCAAGCTCGTCGGCCCGATCCGGGCGATGGAGACGGAACTGAAGCTCGAGGCGACGAAGCTCCTCAGCGGCAACCAGATTGCTCGCGGCGCCGTTCCGCCGGAGAACACCCCCGGCTATCGGGCCAGTATGCAGGCGATGTGGGGGCTTCTGATTCTCGGGCCGCTGCTGATCCTCGGGCTGGGAACGCGTCTGGCGGCCCTCGCCGGGGCGGTGATGGTTCTTTCGTTCTACCTCGTGATGCCGCCGTGGCCCGGTGTTCCGCAGGCTCCTGGACCGGAGCATAGTTTTGTCGTCAACAAGAACCTGATTGAGGTTCTGGCGCTGCTGGCGATCGCGGCTTTCCCGACGGGAACGTGGTTCGGGATCGACGGCATTTTCTATCGGCTCTTTCGCCGGCCGACGGTCGAGACGATGAAGCGGTAA
- a CDS encoding DUF1501 domain-containing protein — protein MSHAQPSPPVHCAGPRGLATRRRAFLQTGLAGFATMSLPGVLRLQAHNSLQAAETGTAPARQKNAVIMVWQPGGLSHIDSYDPKPFAGSEYRGPFDVIDTKVPGLQFTELLPRHAAIADKFTVLRSMRQTAGGHPAGSMQLLSGDPDTRDKPKPKYPDWMTVANYMRAKDGPRTNPLPRYVGVNPPLEYNGPAYLGDACSPFVVTGDPSAPTFSVPNIGLTDAGEVQHLDRRSQLRRNLDTLERTFDQQRELAALDEFEVQAMTLLTNPKTKEAFDLSREDDKVRDRYGRNAWGQQLLLARRLVEAGVDILTTSLSGPLCGRVQNWDDHAVNHHVFDAMRFRAEVYDRAVSALIEDIYERGLDKRVLVCVTGEFGRTPKIEYSPSTGAGNASAAAGTIQPGRDHWPRAFSNIWAGGGIQTGRFVGATDKRGEDSIERICGPGDFLATIYHHLGIDSTKTFIKDFNGRPTPIVDHGRPIAELMG, from the coding sequence ATGAGTCACGCTCAACCTTCCCCTCCTGTTCACTGCGCCGGTCCGCGGGGGCTGGCAACGCGCCGCCGCGCTTTCCTCCAGACCGGGCTCGCGGGCTTTGCCACGATGAGCCTGCCGGGGGTGCTTCGCCTCCAGGCGCACAACAGCCTGCAGGCCGCCGAAACCGGAACGGCCCCCGCGCGGCAGAAGAACGCCGTGATCATGGTGTGGCAGCCCGGCGGGCTGTCGCACATCGACTCATACGATCCCAAGCCCTTCGCCGGGTCTGAGTACCGCGGACCGTTCGACGTGATCGACACGAAGGTCCCGGGGCTCCAGTTCACAGAGCTTCTCCCCCGGCATGCCGCGATCGCGGATAAGTTCACGGTCCTCCGCTCGATGCGGCAGACCGCGGGCGGACACCCGGCGGGGTCGATGCAGCTCCTCTCCGGCGATCCCGACACTCGCGACAAGCCGAAACCGAAGTACCCGGACTGGATGACGGTCGCCAACTACATGCGGGCGAAGGACGGTCCGCGGACGAACCCGCTTCCGCGATACGTCGGAGTCAATCCGCCGCTCGAGTACAACGGGCCCGCCTATCTTGGCGACGCCTGTTCGCCGTTCGTCGTGACAGGCGACCCGAGCGCGCCGACCTTCTCGGTGCCGAACATCGGCCTGACTGACGCCGGCGAAGTTCAGCACCTGGATCGCCGTTCGCAGCTGAGGCGGAACCTCGACACGCTCGAGCGGACGTTCGATCAGCAGCGGGAGCTGGCGGCCCTCGACGAGTTCGAGGTCCAGGCGATGACGCTGCTCACGAACCCCAAGACGAAAGAGGCGTTCGATCTGTCGCGCGAGGACGACAAGGTTCGCGACCGGTACGGCCGGAACGCCTGGGGGCAGCAGCTGCTGCTGGCCCGCCGGCTGGTCGAGGCCGGGGTCGACATCCTGACGACGAGCCTGAGCGGTCCGCTTTGCGGCCGGGTGCAGAACTGGGACGACCACGCCGTGAACCATCACGTCTTCGACGCGATGCGGTTCCGGGCGGAAGTCTACGACCGGGCGGTTTCCGCCCTGATCGAGGACATCTACGAGCGGGGTCTCGACAAGCGGGTTCTCGTCTGCGTGACGGGAGAGTTCGGCCGGACGCCGAAGATCGAGTACTCCCCCAGCACCGGCGCCGGGAATGCGAGCGCCGCGGCGGGGACGATTCAGCCAGGCCGGGACCACTGGCCGCGGGCGTTCTCGAACATCTGGGCGGGAGGGGGAATCCAGACGGGCCGGTTTGTCGGGGCGACCGACAAGCGGGGCGAGGATTCGATCGAGCGGATCTGTGGTCCAGGCGATTTCCTGGCGACGATTTACCACCACCTGGGGATCGACTCGACGAAGACGTTCATCAAGGACTTCAATGGTCGTCCGACGCCGATTGTGGATCACGGCCGTCCGATCGCGGAACTGATGGGCTGA
- a CDS encoding CPBP family intramembrane glutamic endopeptidase, with translation MTDRATGEMPWDGNGHAFSGAAPLPSLLDPALPPAETTTRECGRCRKPHDSAAPRCPTCGARNPDATATSQSHPRPGGTASAAPDARPSDLRPFAVVMWTFAALLLQSVLFAVIAAAGGHGDFGVASQLTWISILEAVDTVLVFLAAMMLWNIASPRDSRRPLLAWVGAWPALAAALAINLGYHRWFEGFGIATQDLPIDQQDPRMIAWAFATVCIQPALIEEWFFRGLAWKTFRDHMGPHGTVWVIAVMFGLAHVGAFLSVPVLILVGALLGYARLYSGGIALPILLHFVHNLVVSLWDAWK, from the coding sequence ATGACGGATCGGGCCACCGGTGAGATGCCGTGGGACGGGAACGGACACGCCTTCAGCGGCGCGGCGCCGCTCCCCTCGCTCCTCGACCCCGCCCTGCCGCCGGCGGAAACGACGACCCGCGAATGCGGCCGCTGCCGCAAGCCCCACGATTCGGCCGCCCCCCGCTGCCCCACCTGCGGCGCCCGTAATCCCGACGCCACGGCGACTTCGCAATCCCATCCGCGCCCCGGGGGCACGGCGTCCGCCGCGCCCGACGCCCGGCCGAGCGATCTCCGCCCCTTCGCCGTCGTGATGTGGACGTTTGCCGCCCTCCTGCTGCAGTCGGTCCTGTTCGCCGTGATCGCGGCCGCCGGCGGACACGGAGACTTCGGCGTCGCGAGCCAGCTCACGTGGATCTCGATCCTCGAAGCGGTCGACACCGTCCTCGTCTTCCTCGCCGCCATGATGCTGTGGAACATCGCGTCGCCGCGCGATTCCCGGCGGCCGCTGCTCGCGTGGGTCGGCGCCTGGCCCGCACTCGCCGCGGCGCTCGCCATCAACCTGGGCTACCACCGCTGGTTCGAGGGGTTCGGCATCGCCACCCAGGACCTGCCGATCGACCAGCAGGATCCCCGCATGATCGCCTGGGCCTTCGCGACGGTCTGTATCCAGCCGGCCCTCATCGAAGAATGGTTCTTCCGCGGCCTCGCTTGGAAGACGTTCCGCGATCACATGGGGCCGCATGGAACGGTGTGGGTGATCGCCGTCATGTTCGGGCTCGCCCACGTCGGCGCGTTCCTGAGCGTTCCCGTTCTGATCCTGGTCGGCGCGCTCCTGGGATACGCCCGGCTGTACAGCGGCGGGATCGCACTCCCGATCCTGCTGCACTTCGTTCACAATCTTGTCGTCAGTCTGTGGGACGCGTGGAAATGA